A stretch of the Capsicum annuum cultivar UCD-10X-F1 chromosome 10, UCD10Xv1.1, whole genome shotgun sequence genome encodes the following:
- the LOC124887890 gene encoding GDSL esterase/lipase CPRD49-like — protein MEEKRIVGPNRPLIVLFGSSIVQLSYFLNGWGATLTTCYTHKEDIFLRGYIGWNSKMALEVYKKIFPKEHCWDRHKEIQPSLVILYFGGNDSQDPDFPNSSHGPLHEYVENMRKLAHHIKVCMKPE, from the exons ATGGAAGAAAAAAGAATTGTTGGACCAAATCGTCCATTGATCGTCCTATTTGGTTCTTCAATAGTGCAACTAAGCTACTTCCTTAATGGTTGGGGTGCAACCCTCACAACCTGTTACACTCATAAG GAAGATATATTCTTACGTGGATATATTGGTTGGAACTCAAAGATGGCTCTTGAAGTTTACAAGAAAATTTTTCCCAAGGAACATTGTTGGGACAGGCATAAGGAAATTCAACCTTCTCTTGTCATACTTTATTTTGGTGGAAACGATTCACAAGATCCCGATTTTCCTAATAGTAGTCATGGTCCTCTTCATGAATATGTTGAAAACATGAGGAAGCTTGCACATCATATCAAGGTATGTATGAAAccagaa